The following are from one region of the Chromobacterium phragmitis genome:
- a CDS encoding VOC family protein yields MKTRQPTVLAAMYKHIPHLRIARPVSNLNLSKALYCEGLNLRPLGHFKDHDGFDGVMLGLPGAGFHLEFTLSHQHPVHPTPSTEDLLVLYLPDRAEWEAACACMRAAGFAQAPSVNPYWEAHGATFVDHDGYRTVLQNAASPV; encoded by the coding sequence GTGAAGACAAGACAACCCACCGTCCTCGCCGCCATGTACAAGCACATCCCCCATCTGCGCATCGCCCGCCCGGTCAGCAACCTCAACCTGAGCAAGGCGCTGTATTGCGAAGGCCTGAATCTGCGTCCGCTAGGCCATTTCAAGGACCACGACGGCTTTGACGGCGTGATGCTTGGCCTGCCGGGCGCCGGCTTCCATCTGGAATTCACCCTCAGCCACCAGCATCCGGTCCACCCCACGCCCAGCACGGAAGACCTGCTGGTGCTCTATCTGCCGGACCGCGCCGAATGGGAGGCCGCCTGCGCCTGCATGCGCGCCGCCGGCTTCGCCCAGGCGCCGTCCGTCAATCCCTACTGGGAAGCGCATGGAGCCACCTTCGTCGATCACGACGGCTACCGCACCGTATTGCAAAACGCGGCCAGCCCGGTCTGA
- a CDS encoding metallophosphoesterase produces MMIKKLPRNTQGRDWVVGDIHGCFSQLSRLLKIIAFDPARDRLLSVGDLVDRGPDSHMAGEWLAQPWFHAVRGNHEQMALDAMRNPQADQERHLRNGGRWLADLGPAERDACLAALSHLPLALEIDVEGGKIGVVHADCPDNDWTTLAAKLEADNPSERDYDVLLWARDRALNGGGGTVAGVDLMLVGHTPQPHAVLYDNVMHLDTGAVYGGRLTLFCLHDFVEVSLPASFECLARFQLH; encoded by the coding sequence ATGATGATCAAGAAGCTGCCGCGCAACACGCAAGGCCGGGACTGGGTGGTCGGCGACATCCACGGCTGCTTCTCCCAGTTGAGCCGCCTGCTCAAGATCATCGCCTTCGATCCCGCCCGCGACCGGCTGCTGTCGGTCGGCGATCTGGTGGATCGCGGCCCGGACAGCCATATGGCCGGCGAGTGGCTGGCGCAGCCCTGGTTCCACGCCGTGCGCGGCAATCACGAGCAGATGGCGCTGGACGCGATGCGCAATCCGCAGGCAGACCAGGAGCGCCATCTGCGCAACGGCGGCCGCTGGCTGGCCGATCTTGGGCCAGCCGAGCGCGACGCCTGTCTCGCCGCCCTTTCCCACTTGCCGCTGGCGCTGGAAATCGACGTCGAGGGCGGCAAGATAGGCGTGGTCCACGCCGACTGCCCGGACAACGACTGGACCACGCTGGCCGCCAAACTGGAGGCGGACAATCCCAGCGAGCGAGACTACGACGTGCTGCTGTGGGCGCGCGACCGCGCGCTGAACGGCGGAGGCGGGACCGTCGCCGGCGTTGACTTGATGCTGGTTGGCCACACGCCCCAGCCCCACGCGGTGTTGTACGACAACGTGATGCATCTGGACACCGGCGCCGTGTACGGCGGCAGGCTCACCCTGTTTTGCCTCCACGACTTCGTCGAAGTCTCGCTGCCCGCCAGTTTCGAATGCCTGGCCCGCTTTCAGCTGCATTAG
- a CDS encoding substrate-binding periplasmic protein — MCYDKYPPYAIGEFGESSTSGIKVKLLQEIGKQLGVLVAVRILPWKRCLSEAKEGAVDGILPLYKTPEREQFMAFSLPVMRQYNCFLYRKSAFPGRIDWTDYQSLKSHHLGMEIGSVVDKEMEAIFESVRPIERAADSITLMKMMDSGRIDLATVDSNVGKYLVSQQGMGDTIGVSDVPIGRLSYAAFGFSRAAGADKWAAEFNRIIEKMRKSGRLEKLDSPGGQ, encoded by the coding sequence ATGTGTTACGACAAATACCCGCCCTATGCGATAGGCGAGTTTGGCGAATCTTCCACCAGCGGCATCAAGGTGAAATTGCTGCAGGAGATAGGCAAGCAATTAGGCGTGTTGGTGGCGGTCAGGATATTGCCTTGGAAGCGCTGTTTGAGCGAAGCGAAGGAGGGCGCGGTCGACGGCATCCTGCCGCTCTACAAGACTCCGGAGCGGGAGCAATTCATGGCGTTTTCGCTGCCGGTCATGCGCCAATATAATTGCTTCCTGTATAGAAAAAGCGCTTTCCCGGGGCGGATTGACTGGACCGATTATCAAAGCCTGAAAAGCCACCATCTGGGAATGGAAATCGGCTCGGTGGTGGACAAGGAGATGGAGGCGATATTCGAGTCCGTCCGTCCGATAGAGCGGGCCGCGGATTCGATCACCCTGATGAAGATGATGGACTCCGGCCGGATCGATCTGGCGACAGTGGACTCGAATGTCGGGAAGTATCTGGTCAGCCAGCAGGGGATGGGCGACACGATCGGCGTCAGCGATGTGCCGATCGGGAGGCTGTCTTATGCCGCGTTTGGCTTTTCGCGGGCGGCGGGGGCGGACAAGTGGGCCGCCGAGTTCAATCGAATCATCGAGAAAATGCGGAAAAGCGGCCGGCTGGAGAAGCTGGACAGCCCGGGGGGCCAATAG
- a CDS encoding ABCB family ABC transporter ATP-binding protein/permease, with amino-acid sequence MRITHSGPAPAGRHDWQTIQTLLPYLWAFKWRVILALSCMVLAKVAAVTVPLYLKDIVDQLSVPATLLAIPVLALTGYGVARLLSGVLGELRDAVFARVIQGAVRSVARNVFRHLFKLSLRFHLERHTGGMSRDIERGTKGIGFLLNFTVFNILPTLLEIGMVAAILLHRYSWEFAVVTLGTIGLYIGFTLLVTEWRTVYRRTMNDLDSKANSKAIDALLNYETVKYFNNEEYESKRYDRNLEAWEASAIKNQVSLSLLNAGQASIIAVGVTLVMVLAARDVVAHRMTVGDVVLVATFITQLYAPLNFLGFVYREIKHSLADIERMFKLLGVNLEVADAPDAKTLDTRSAAIRFERVGFAYEPKRQILHEVDFAIPAGQTLAVVGASGAGKSTLSRLMFRFYDATSGAVRINGEDIRALTQDSLRAHIGIVPQDTVLFNDTVYYNIAYGKPGATREEVIEAARSAHIHDFVSSLPDGYDTMVGERGLKLSGGEKQRVAIARTILKNPPILIFDEATSALDSRTEKAIQHELVAISANRTTLIIAHRLSTIVDADRILVLDAGRVVEHGSHRDLLELDGRYAEMWRLQQESEAVAE; translated from the coding sequence ATGCGCATCACCCATAGCGGCCCGGCGCCCGCCGGTCGCCACGATTGGCAAACCATCCAAACCCTGCTGCCCTATCTGTGGGCGTTCAAATGGCGGGTGATCCTGGCCCTGTCCTGCATGGTGTTGGCCAAGGTGGCGGCGGTGACGGTGCCCTTGTATCTGAAGGACATCGTCGACCAGCTGTCGGTTCCGGCCACGCTGCTGGCCATTCCGGTGCTGGCGCTGACCGGCTACGGGGTGGCGAGGCTGCTGTCCGGCGTATTGGGCGAGCTGCGCGACGCCGTGTTCGCCCGCGTGATCCAGGGCGCGGTGCGCAGCGTGGCGCGCAATGTGTTCCGCCACCTGTTCAAGCTGTCGCTGCGCTTCCATTTGGAGCGCCACACGGGCGGCATGAGCCGCGATATCGAGCGCGGCACCAAGGGCATAGGCTTCCTGCTGAATTTCACCGTGTTCAACATACTGCCCACCTTGCTGGAAATCGGCATGGTGGCGGCCATCCTGCTGCATCGCTATTCGTGGGAGTTCGCGGTGGTGACGCTGGGCACCATAGGACTTTACATCGGCTTCACGCTGCTGGTGACCGAGTGGCGCACCGTCTACCGCCGCACCATGAACGATCTGGACTCCAAGGCCAACTCCAAGGCGATAGACGCGCTGCTCAATTACGAAACGGTCAAGTACTTCAACAACGAGGAGTACGAATCCAAACGCTACGACCGCAATCTGGAGGCCTGGGAGGCGTCGGCGATCAAGAATCAGGTTTCTCTGTCGCTGCTGAACGCCGGCCAGGCCTCCATCATCGCTGTCGGCGTCACGCTGGTTATGGTATTGGCGGCGCGCGATGTGGTGGCGCATCGGATGACCGTGGGCGACGTGGTGCTGGTGGCCACCTTCATCACCCAGCTGTACGCGCCGTTGAATTTCCTGGGTTTCGTCTACCGCGAGATCAAGCATTCGCTGGCTGACATCGAACGGATGTTCAAGCTGCTGGGCGTCAATCTGGAGGTGGCGGACGCGCCGGACGCGAAGACGCTGGACACCCGCAGCGCGGCGATACGCTTCGAGCGAGTCGGCTTCGCCTACGAGCCCAAGCGGCAGATCCTGCATGAAGTGGACTTCGCCATCCCCGCTGGCCAGACGCTGGCGGTGGTCGGCGCCAGCGGCGCCGGCAAGTCCACGCTGTCGCGGCTGATGTTCCGCTTTTACGACGCCACGTCCGGCGCGGTGAGGATCAACGGCGAGGACATCCGCGCGCTGACTCAGGATTCGCTGCGCGCCCATATCGGCATCGTGCCGCAGGACACGGTGCTGTTCAATGACACCGTCTATTACAACATCGCTTACGGCAAGCCGGGCGCGACGCGCGAGGAGGTGATCGAGGCGGCGCGCTCTGCCCATATCCACGATTTCGTCAGCAGCCTGCCGGACGGCTACGACACCATGGTGGGCGAGCGCGGCCTGAAATTGTCCGGCGGCGAGAAGCAGCGCGTGGCCATCGCCCGCACCATTCTGAAAAATCCGCCGATCCTGATCTTCGACGAGGCCACCAGCGCGCTGGATTCCCGCACCGAAAAGGCCATCCAGCACGAGCTGGTAGCCATCTCCGCCAACCGCACCACGCTGATCATCGCCCATCGTCTGTCCACCATTGTGGACGCCGACCGCATCCTGGTGCTGGACGCGGGGCGGGTAGTGGAGCACGGCAGCCACCGCGACCTGTTGGAGCTGGACGGCCGTTACGCCGAGATGTGGCGGCTGCAGCAGGAGAGCGAGGCGGTGGCGGAGTAA
- a CDS encoding DMT family transporter, protein MPYLCLILAACFWGGNYVIGHILVESIDPILLSAARWILTAALLMLLYRRQVALQWPAMKKSMSTVVFLALCGQVLFPITLYIGLQYTSSLNAAIYLSTTPALVLIINKIFFKERIAQQNIWGVALSSIGVAYLILQGDFTRADALASLNRGDLWTMGSAVSWALYCAFLRIKPKEIKGNAFVAVSAAIGAIALLPALLFSLQGNAPIAASGHLQYGLLAGVAYLVIFPSWLSYLLWNKGILAIGSTRGEIYSHLIPLSGGILSIVFLREPTHAFHLVSAMLIACGIALCSLAKHGQSAPHAQAKASR, encoded by the coding sequence ATGCCATACCTATGCCTGATTCTGGCCGCCTGCTTTTGGGGGGGCAACTACGTGATAGGCCATATTCTGGTGGAAAGCATCGATCCCATACTCTTGTCCGCCGCGCGCTGGATTTTGACCGCCGCGCTGCTGATGCTGCTGTATCGCCGCCAAGTGGCCTTGCAATGGCCGGCGATGAAAAAATCAATGAGCACGGTGGTGTTTCTCGCCCTGTGCGGACAGGTGTTGTTTCCCATCACGCTCTATATCGGCCTGCAATATACGTCTTCGCTGAACGCGGCCATTTATCTCTCCACCACGCCGGCGCTGGTTCTGATCATCAACAAGATATTCTTCAAAGAACGGATCGCCCAGCAAAACATCTGGGGCGTCGCGCTCAGCTCCATCGGCGTGGCCTATCTCATCCTGCAGGGCGACTTCACCCGCGCCGACGCGCTGGCATCGCTTAACCGCGGCGATCTCTGGACCATGGGCTCCGCCGTCAGCTGGGCGCTGTATTGCGCCTTCTTGCGCATCAAACCCAAGGAGATCAAGGGCAATGCCTTTGTCGCCGTCAGCGCCGCCATCGGAGCCATCGCCTTGTTGCCCGCCCTGCTTTTCAGCTTGCAAGGAAATGCGCCCATCGCCGCGAGCGGCCATCTGCAATACGGCCTGCTCGCAGGCGTGGCTTATCTGGTCATTTTCCCTTCCTGGCTATCCTACCTGCTGTGGAACAAGGGCATTCTCGCCATAGGCTCCACCCGCGGCGAAATCTACTCCCACCTGATTCCGCTCAGCGGCGGCATACTCAGCATAGTCTTCCTGCGGGAACCTACCCACGCCTTCCACCTGGTCAGCGCCATGCTGATCGCCTGCGGCATCGCGCTCTGCTCGTTGGCCAAACACGGCCAAAGCGCGCCGCACGCGCAGGCCAAGGCCAGCCGCTAA
- the apaG gene encoding Co2+/Mg2+ efflux protein ApaG produces the protein MADKLYQMEVMAEPQYVAEQSSVANDVYVFAYRVRITNTGSEPAQLVSRHWIITDANQQVQEVRGMGVVGEQPHLDPGQVFEYSSAAHICTPYGSMKGAYQMVADDGRRFEASIPEMTLVAPRVLH, from the coding sequence ATGGCCGATAAACTCTACCAGATGGAGGTGATGGCGGAGCCGCAATACGTGGCCGAGCAGTCCAGCGTCGCCAACGACGTCTACGTGTTCGCCTATCGGGTCCGCATCACCAATACCGGCAGCGAGCCGGCGCAGCTGGTCAGCCGCCACTGGATCATCACCGACGCCAACCAGCAAGTGCAGGAAGTGCGCGGCATGGGGGTGGTGGGCGAGCAGCCGCATCTGGACCCGGGCCAGGTGTTCGAATACTCCAGCGCCGCCCATATCTGCACGCCTTACGGCAGCATGAAGGGGGCTTATCAGATGGTGGCGGACGACGGCCGCCGTTTTGAGGCGTCCATTCCGGAAATGACGCTGGTGGCGCCGCGGGTGCTGCACTAG